A window from Canis lupus baileyi chromosome 4, mCanLup2.hap1, whole genome shotgun sequence encodes these proteins:
- the VSIR gene encoding V-type immunoglobulin domain-containing suppressor of T-cell activation isoform X1, with the protein MGVPLGPEAGGRRWGPVLLAVFLAASRGLVAAFKVATPYSLYVCSEGQNVTLTCKIMGPMAKGHDVTYYKTWYRSSRGEVQVCSERRPIRNLTFQDLHLHHSGHQANTSQDLAQRYGLESVSDHHGNFSITMRNLTSMDSGLYCCLVVEIRHHHSEQRVYGAMELQVHTDKEASFQCISYPPSPKESESITAAALATGACIVGILCLPLILLLVYKQRQVATNRRAQELVRMDSNNTQGIENPGFEISPSPHGMPDAKARPPLSYMAQRQPSESGRHLLSEPSTPLSPPGPGDVFFPTLDPVPDSPNSEAI; encoded by the exons GTCTGGTAGCAGCTTTCAAGGTCGCCACACCGTATTCCTTGTATGTGTGTTCTGAGGGACAAAACGTCACCCTCACCTGCAAGATCATGGGCCCCATGGCCAAAGGGCACGATGTGACCTACTACAAGACGTGGTACCGCAGCTCGCGGGGCGAAGTGCAGGTCTGCTCGGAGCGCCGGCCTATCCGCAACCTCACATTCCAGGACCTTCACCTGCACCACAGTGGCCACCAGGCCAACACCAGCCAGGATCTGGCCCAGCGCTATGGGCTGGAGTCGGTCTCTGACCACCATGGCAACTTCTCCATCACCATGCGCAACCTGACCTCCATGGACAGCGGCCTCTACTGCTGCCTGGTGGTAGAGATTAGACACCATCACTCTGAGCAGAGGGTCTACGGTGCCATGGAGCTGCAGGTGCACACAG ACAAAGAAGCCTCATTCCAGTGCATCTCGTACCCACCTTCACCCAAGGAGAGTGAAA GCATCACAGCTGCTGCTCTGGCTACAGGAGCCTGCATCGTAGGcatcctctgccttcccctcatcCTACTCCTCGTCTACAAGCAAAGGCAGGTGGCCACCAACCGCC GTGCCCAGGAACTGGTGCGGATGGACAG CAACAACACGCAAGGAATCGAAAACCCTGGCTTTGAGATCTCTCCGTCCCCCCACGGCATGCCGGACGCCAAAGCCAGGCCTCCACTGTCCTACATGGCTCAGCGGCAGCCGTCCGAGTCTGGGCGGCACCTGCTCTCTGAGCCCTCCACTCCTCTGTCTCCACCAGGCCCTGGGGATGTCTTCTTTCCAACCCTCG ACCCTGTGCCTGACTCCCCAAACTCTGAGGCCATCTAG
- the VSIR gene encoding V-type immunoglobulin domain-containing suppressor of T-cell activation isoform X2: MQAQEAHQWAVWWGRRKWKEAPLGPQSGLVAAFKVATPYSLYVCSEGQNVTLTCKIMGPMAKGHDVTYYKTWYRSSRGEVQVCSERRPIRNLTFQDLHLHHSGHQANTSQDLAQRYGLESVSDHHGNFSITMRNLTSMDSGLYCCLVVEIRHHHSEQRVYGAMELQVHTDKEASFQCISYPPSPKESESITAAALATGACIVGILCLPLILLLVYKQRQVATNRRAQELVRMDSNNTQGIENPGFEISPSPHGMPDAKARPPLSYMAQRQPSESGRHLLSEPSTPLSPPGPGDVFFPTLDPVPDSPNSEAI; this comes from the exons GTCTGGTAGCAGCTTTCAAGGTCGCCACACCGTATTCCTTGTATGTGTGTTCTGAGGGACAAAACGTCACCCTCACCTGCAAGATCATGGGCCCCATGGCCAAAGGGCACGATGTGACCTACTACAAGACGTGGTACCGCAGCTCGCGGGGCGAAGTGCAGGTCTGCTCGGAGCGCCGGCCTATCCGCAACCTCACATTCCAGGACCTTCACCTGCACCACAGTGGCCACCAGGCCAACACCAGCCAGGATCTGGCCCAGCGCTATGGGCTGGAGTCGGTCTCTGACCACCATGGCAACTTCTCCATCACCATGCGCAACCTGACCTCCATGGACAGCGGCCTCTACTGCTGCCTGGTGGTAGAGATTAGACACCATCACTCTGAGCAGAGGGTCTACGGTGCCATGGAGCTGCAGGTGCACACAG ACAAAGAAGCCTCATTCCAGTGCATCTCGTACCCACCTTCACCCAAGGAGAGTGAAA GCATCACAGCTGCTGCTCTGGCTACAGGAGCCTGCATCGTAGGcatcctctgccttcccctcatcCTACTCCTCGTCTACAAGCAAAGGCAGGTGGCCACCAACCGCC GTGCCCAGGAACTGGTGCGGATGGACAG CAACAACACGCAAGGAATCGAAAACCCTGGCTTTGAGATCTCTCCGTCCCCCCACGGCATGCCGGACGCCAAAGCCAGGCCTCCACTGTCCTACATGGCTCAGCGGCAGCCGTCCGAGTCTGGGCGGCACCTGCTCTCTGAGCCCTCCACTCCTCTGTCTCCACCAGGCCCTGGGGATGTCTTCTTTCCAACCCTCG ACCCTGTGCCTGACTCCCCAAACTCTGAGGCCATCTAG